In Hyla sarda isolate aHylSar1 chromosome 9, aHylSar1.hap1, whole genome shotgun sequence, the following proteins share a genomic window:
- the LOC130291694 gene encoding uncharacterized protein LOC130291694, which produces MDYGKKNIIFFSLCAFVGTARLLEIKTNLEIMISVPPTHVGDTEIGSAVFSSSPGHPFMYTVVAQKNQTRCINSTDPLCSSLIKAPAVNVSVTSTSSNGKNFTYFCFVNGSRRVVIHVGPEVSVTPQIVEGEGDNITVILDITYNEANTTGHTYSPRSSRRPALFGFGVHFVTGTTTIIEERNGPWYGQQNPYRYRPINGQSALGCAPVGALVLLALTPFYFSSD; this is translated from the exons TTGGAACCGCAAGACTTCTGGAGATCAAGACCAATCTTGAAATCATGATTTCTGTCCCACCAACCCACGTGGGAGACACAGAGATTGGGTCAGCAGTCTTTTCTTCATCACCCGGTCACCCTTTCATGTACACAGTTGTAGCCCAGAAGAACCAAACCCGATGCATCAATTCCACCGATCCCCTGTGCTCCTCCCTAATCAAAGCCCCAGCGGTTAATGTGTCGGTGACTTCAACTTCAAGTAATGGAAAGAATTTTACTTATTTCTGCTTCGTTAATGGGTCACGACGGGTGGTAATACATGTTGGCCCTGAGGTCAGTGTAACGCCTCAGATTGTGGAGGGTGAAGGCGACAATATCACAGTGATTCTAGATATTACGTATAATGAGGCCAACACCACAGGTCACACGTACAGCCCAAGAAGCAGTAGAAGACCTGCATTATTTGGCTTCGGTGTTCACTTTGTCACAGGTACCACCACGATCATAGAAGAAAGGAATGGACCATGGTATGGACAACAAAATCCATACAGATATCGACCCATAAATGGACAATCTGCCCTGG GTTGTGCTCCGGTGGGTGCGCTCGTTCTCCTCGCTCTGACTCCATTTTACTTCTCAAGTGACTGA